The DNA segment GACAAGGAGGAGGAGACATCTGTGTCAGGGCCCTGCCTCGTGGGCAAGCCACTTCCCTCTTTGGGCCTTAAGcccctccacacctcccctgctGGTAGGTACCACCAATggattcattctctcattcattcaacaaacattcactgagtaCCAAGTGTTTGAGAAAAGTGAagggctggggacttccctggcactccagtggttaagactctgtgcttccactgcagggggcacgggtttgatccctggttggggaactaagattcatGCCttgcagaagagagagagagagagagaaaaggcaggtGTGATGGTGCCGTTAGGGGAGTGGTTTGGATGTTCAGGCTCTGGTCCTACTCTAGGCCAGCCCCCTCCTTTCaccaatggggaaactgaggcccagagccttGCTCACATCAAATCGGAGCAGGCCTGGTTGTCTGGCTCTGAGTCCCCAGCACTTCCCATTGCTGCTCAGTTCACTGTGGTGGAAGGAGTGGCATTAGTGATGCACTTGTGAGGACTTGGACCCAGGGCAAGTGTGGCAGGCAGCAAGGGGCCACTGCAGGGCTAGGGTTGCTGCCCTCAGCGGTGTGGGGACAGAGGCAGGTCCTCTGCTCAGTTCTCAGGCACCTGGAAGAACAGCCATGTATGGCTGCAAGAGGCAAAGAGTGAATCAGGGGAGACTCTCTGGAGGAGGAGATCGGAGGGGAGTGGCAGCTGGAGGAGAATATGGAAGCGCAGAAGGTTGTGAGGCAGGAGCTAGCACCCAAGAGCATCAGGTGAGCATCAGGTGAGCAGGAGGCAGAGAGTCCTGAGAAAGGAGTGCTGAAGGGGAGAGCCTGGGAACAGGAGATTGGGCTGGAAAGGAAGATGGCAGTCTTCTGTGTAGAGCAGTCCATGGCTCCCCAGTACCCTCCAGGTCCTGGCCCAGCCTCTCTCTTGGGCTTCCTCCTCTGCTGAATGACGGGCAGTTTCATTATGGGTCAGTTGGGGCCACGCTTCCAGGCCTCTGCAGTGTTGGGTGCAGAAAGAATGTGGGCTTTGGAGCCTGGAGGTGAATCCCAGCCGTGCTATTTAtaagctctgtgactttggcagGTAACTGAACCActgtgagcttcagtttccccatctggaaagtGGGGAGAATAACACCTAATTCACAGGGTCCTGAGGATGAATGGAGATGGCCCACAGCACTGGTTGTGAGGACCCCAACGCTTCACCCCATGTCCATGTGGCCAACTTGGATCCAACCccccgcaacacacacacacaggagcacCCCACCCCTAACATTGTTCACCTCTGTGAGTCTGGGCGCCCTTCATTCTCATTCATCTGTGGGCCCCCAGGACCGAGTGGAGGGCCTGGTGTTGGAATGCATAACTGAGTGGTTGGTAAATGAGGCGGAGGGAAGGGCCAAAGTCCAGAGCCCGCCTGGCCGCCTCCTGCCATCTTGAGCTGGTGGGGGCTGTTCACAGTGGGCCTGGTCCCTGTCCCGGGGTGGTGGGAGGGTTGGGCCGTGAGGAGGGGCCCCCAGGACTTGGGTGGCACTCCCGGGCTCGTCCTGCAGCCAGGCTCAGTGTGGGAAGCAcagtgtttccttctctgtggggACTGGGCCTCATCCCCGCTCCCACCCATAAGCCGAGACTCCTGGGTGCAGGACCCTGACCCTTGTTACCTGCCGTGTCctgtgtgtggcgtgtgtgtgcacaggtgTGACACATATGCATGTGCCTATATGTCTGAGGGTGCCATGGGTGCCCATCCGTGTCCTGTGGGACACTGGCCAACGCCTCTGCAGGCCCTAGAGAGCACTGGCagagtgcccagccctgcccgcccacgccgAGTGGCAGTGCTGCCTGGCAGGGCCTGGGCTGCTGTGCCTAAGCCTTGTTGGTGTGAGTCCCTGTCTGGCTCCCCTGGTGCTGGCCCCTCCCAGGGATTTGGGCGGCCTGGGGGCCCAGCCCTTCCCTCTCCACCCGCCACCTGGGCGTGGGGGCTGCTTGGCGGGCTTGCCTCTGGCTGAGGCCCAGGTGCAGGCAGTGCTCATAGCCCCATGcaccgccgcccccccccccccaagctgGGCAGACAGGAAAATACCAGACATAGTTGTGCAAAGGTGgctgcaggcaggcaggcagcggGGGGGTGGGAGGCCGCCTTGATGGGCCTGGAGCCACCAGGCTAGGGGAGGCCTCTGTGCCAGGCTGGTCCTTGCAGCtggatgggtgtgtgtgtctgtgtgagtgtgcatgtgcaGGCCTGGCCCATGTGTGagctgctccccccaccccccagcttgaGCCTGGTGTCACCCTGCTGGCATTGGGAAAGGAAATGTAGCTCCTGGGAagctggagctggggaggggcatAGGGGAGCCAGCTGCTTGCCTTCCAGCATCAGTACTGCCTGAACCATCTGGGTGACCTTGGAGGCTGAGTTACTGTGTGGGgcacccccagcccagggctgaaAACAAGAATCTTCAGGGCTACCAGTTGCTggcacctcctgtgtgccaggtgccTGGCAAGCTCGCCCTGTGGGGTGCCCCGTGAGCTGGCACCTGATCCATGGGGCCTGTATTcctgatgaggaaaccaagtctCAAAGGTGTGACGGGACTGGGACCTGGTAGCCTGACTCTGGGTAGCGCTTTCTAAACGTACCCAAGTGGGGGTTCCTGGCATGCACCCCTGCTCAGGAGGTGCCCAGCTGGGAGCTTTCCCGAGGCCCCCATGGCTAAGCAGAGAGCTCAGCCCTGGTTGTGTCACCTGGAGGCCCTTGAGCTCCCACCTGGGCAGGGTCTGCCCTCCAGGGGGCCTGgggaagccccccaccctcacccccatgcTGGCTGAGTGCCCATcttggggtgggggcggggtctgCTTGTGAAGCAAGAGGTTCCTGGGGAAGGCGAACCCCACACTCTTCCAGGAAGTGCTGCTGGCACTGGCCCCTCTCCTGGGACTTGCTTGGGTCGAAGCCTCAGGATAAGCCCCCTGGGTCCTGGGAGGAGGCTTCCTTCTTCCAGGGCTGCTCAGAGCCTCTCCAGGGCCTCCCAGTGCTCTTTCTTTGATGCAGTCAGGCTCTGGAAGGTGGCTTGGGTTAGCTGTGGCCACTCCACTGGGTAGCAGAGACTGCGGCCCTCCGAGGGGCACAAGCTTGTTTAGTTACACCCTCAACTGAAGTACAGGTACTCCCAGCTGAGGGTGAGACTATGTGATTACAGTGGGAGGGCCGGTCCCCTCTCAGCTGTCCTCACAGCCCCAAACTGGCCAAAGACTGGGGGACTCAGCAGCGCTGGTGACAATTTGTTCACAAGTTtgattaagcacctactatgcgcCCAGCAGTGTTCTAGGTGCTGAACATTACATACTAATGGGAAACACTAATCATCGGATATGCagcattttattgatttctcccCCAAATCCAATGAGGGGTatgtctttaaatttatttatttatttatggctgagttgggtctttgttgctgggcgcaggctttctctagttgcggtgagtgggggctactctttgttgcagtgatagggcttctcactgcggtggcttctcgttgcggagcacaggctctaggcatgtgggcttcagtagctgtggctcgcaggccttagagcgcaggctcagtagctgtggcgcacaggcttagttgctctgcggcatgtgggatcttcccggaccagggctcaaacctgtgtcccctgcattggcaggtggattcttaaccactgtgccaccagggaagcccgaggggtATGTCTTATTCTATGATTATCATCCTGTTTTAGACATGACAACAATGAGGCTCAGACTGGGAGGTGACTTGCCCTAAGTCAAATGGGccggaagtggcagagccaagttgGAGACCCAGGTGGTCTGACGCATACTGGAGCCCTGCTCTGTGGCCTGGTCAGAAAGGGGGGCCCTGAGAAGATgaggcctgcccctgccccccggcCCCCGCCACTGTGCGGCTGAAGAGGGTGGAGCTCTTGGCCAGAGCAGGGTGCCGCAGCAGTTCCCAGGAATGCAGGGCTGTGGGGCCGTTTGCTTTGGTAGCATATCTGCCCTCAGCTCCCCAAGCCTCTCTGTGGGCCCCCCCCAATAGTCAGCCCCTCCAGCACCCACTCACAGCCTGCTGTCCCTCCTGGGCTCTGCACCTAGCTCCCACAAAcccctgggcagggagggggtgggaagccAGACCCCCTTTGCCTGCCCCTTCCCACGTCCATGGGCCCAGGAGGGGCTAATGGTGAACACAGCTTCTGGGCTCACGTGGGCTTGAAACCCAGTTCTGCCACAgacaagctgtgtgaccctggacagatcacttaatctccctgagcttcagttttcacatctgtaaatggggatgaaACAACACCTGCCTTAAACAGTGGGCGTGCCACCCACTCATGAAACCTGGGCCAGAGGtctcccctcccagccctcagCTTCCCCCTCTGTAAGACCCACGTGCTGACAATGATGGTCCCTGTACCAGATGCAGGGGCACCCTTCCAAATGCAGGGAAGCCAGGGACTCGCTTCTGCTTTACATTCCATAGCAAGAAAGTCACGTGGGCTTTTGAGAGGTACCTCCTGGGTCCTGGTCCCCAAGTCCTAGGCTGGACGGGTCACAGCTGCTCAAAGGGCAGTTTCAGGACAACCCCTGGGAATAAAGGGTGTGCCTCTCGTTGCCCTGACAACACTGCTACCCTGGCGCTCGCTCACCTGGTCCCACGCTGCTGTGGGGTGGGTAGGGAGGCCTCTCTTACAGGGGCCCAGTCCTCTGTTTCTGCCAAGAGACCCTGAGCGCTTCTCAGGGGTCGTGCCAAGCCTGCCGCCTCCGTCCACACAGGCCCCTTTCCCGGCTCAGGTCCAGCCAGCGGCCCTCTCCCAAGCAGGGACGAGGGGCTTTCTCCAGAGCAGATTCCTGCCGGCGGCTCCCATTAGCCTGgtgaccttgagcctcagtttccctatctgtgcCACAGGGAAACCAACGGCGTCACTCACAAGAGCGACTTTAGAGGGTTCAGAGAATTCGTGCACAGACGgctcctggcacatggtaggtgcttaaTGGATGCTGACCCCCGCTTTCGGGTGTGCGTTCCACCCCACGCCGCAGGACCCTGGCGGAGGCGGTGACTTGTCCCGGCCTTAGTTTCCCCGAggggccggccccgccccccgctgGGGTGGGCCGGGCTGCCAGGTAGGGCCGGGAGGGCGCTGCGGGCGCTGCAGCTGGGGGCCGTCTGCGCGCGGCCGGAGGGCGCACAATAGCGGCCATTGTCTGCGCTCGGCCAGAAGGCgggcgcggcggggcggggggcgggcccCCGAGGGCCACCGCGGCCCACCCTCGGGGtgaccccgccccgcccccgccgccccggTGGTCCCCGCGCCACCCCCGCGCGCTCCCACCCGCGCCGCTTCCTCCCGCTCCCTCCGCCCTAATTAGTTCCTTTCGCAGCTGGAGCAGCGGCGCCCGGCTGCGCGGCCACCTCGGCGCCGCCTTCCCGCCCAACCCCCGCGCTCGGGGACCGCATGACCCCGCGCTGGCGGGGCGCTTGTCGCGTCACCTCGCGATCagcgggaaactgaggccagggttCCGCAACCAGGCTCCGCGCTACCTCAAGAGACTCGCCTCTACTCTCAGCGAGGCGGGTCACCCTTCGGAGCGTCCCTCTCCTTCTCCGGGAAACAGACACCGAGtgtccacctccccacccccaaatcgaTCGGGTGATGGCTGGCTGCCGGCCTCCGGAGGTGATCACAGCGCCAGTCCCGGGGTTCCAGGCCCAGCTGCGTACCCACTCTGGGCCTCTAAGGCCCAGGAGAATGTGACCCTGGCTCTGGACTGCCCCCATCACCCAGCCCGGGAGCAAAGAATAGAGCCCGAGCCCAGAACTGGCCActgctggctgggggtggggggtggaagggGACACTTGGAGGTTGGCCAAGGTCAGAGCAGGAGTGGGGGTCACAGGCGTCTCCCCTTGGGTGGGGCAGCCTAGGGTGGGGAGCTGTGGGCTTTTGGGGGCcgctccttcctcctttcccaggAGTGGGGAGGCTGGGCCTCCTGGCTGGGCTCTGGCTTTCATCAGAATGAACCCCTGTTCCCAGGGCAGGACCCAGTGGCAGGAAGTGGGGGGGGTGTCTCTGGGGACTGGGTCTGCTGATTAAGGGGGGTTGCTGTAGGCCCAGCCTCACCCTGGGAGACAAGCTCCTTTTGGGGTCCTCCCTAGTTCTGGGCTGAGGCAGTGTCTCCTACAAGTCTTCAAAACAAGGTGACCCATGGCTCCTCCCTGGTTCCCCTCTGGCCTTAGGAGAGTAAGGGCAGGTGCCAAAGGATGTTACTTGGGCAGTGTTGCCAATGAGAGTGTCAGTCTGAATTCCCAGTTCCCAATCCATCCTGCCCTCGTGGTCCCCTTCCCCAGAAGGTCGGGTAGGGGGTTGGGGGACAGAGGCTGTGGGGAGGCCTGTGGCTCTAGGCCAGCTGAAGGACCAGGCCACCAGCCCTTCCTGGCTCCTGAATTCTTAATCAGCATAAATATttacttccttcctccccttccaggCTCCCAGCACAGAGGAGCTTCAGGGAGGTTGGACTGGGCCTGTGtctaaaaataaacaggtggagggacaggcagacacacagacagacagacataacTGGGGGGGTGGGTCAGGCAGAGGGCAGCTCCCTGCCCAGCCAGAGGAAGAGTGGAGGGGGCCCAGGTCCATCCATCACTGTCACCTGCCCACCTGGGTCTGGAGCTCCTAAGGGGACAGCGTGGCAGTCTGGTCCCAGCTCTCTGGCATCACTGGGAGCCCCTGGCCCATGCATGGCCTGCGGGTTAATCCAAACAGATCTGCCAGCTCCCACCTGATGGAGTTTAACAGGGAAAAGTAAAGTCACAGACCTCGGTCCCACAGCCAAGTGTGGCCACCCATTCTCTGATaatgctgccccctccccaggctcagAGACTCCAATGTTAGCCATGTGCTGGGGTCTTGGGATGTGTCCCCAGAAGCAGAGGGTCCTAAGTGAGGGAGGGGACCACtgttacctgtgtgtgtgtggagggtctTGGCAGAAGTGGAGCTTGTTGGGGAGACGGATGAGCGCGGGCTTGGAGCTGGGGCAAGCTCCAAGTTGCTGAGGGGCTTGGTCTGGAGAAGATGAGTGAGGATGTGGGGTCCCCGTCCTGCTCCGTGGAGAGAGCTCCAGGCAGCTCTGCAAACATACACACTGGTGAAATACACGAAGTCTTTTACCATGTGGTGGTCTCGGGGATGTTCCCTATTAAATTGTGAAGAGCTAGATTCTGTGAACGACAGAGAGTATCTTGTTTGGCAGATAGATTTTCAGGGTGTAATCATCTCAATTAACAAACACAAGGAAACACCATTTCCCAGCATGTGAAAAGATTGCTGCTGTAAAAAATGATTTGGAATAAAGGACCCTTGCTCTTGGGTCACTTATATGTGAAGAAAATTACACCATTGAGAAATTCAAAGTGGTGAAAATTCACCactcaaaataaaagaatatcatcatcattaaaaaaaaattatgtatgtatgtgttttactAACCACTAGACAGCCCATCACTTCCCCCTACCCTGCCCCTGGATGGCCTGGCTGGGCCACAGTCCCCAGCTGCCCCCTGGTGGTGGCCCAGAGCCCTCGGGCTCCCCACGCCTGTGGGACCCTCTCCTTGGACTGCCCCTGGGAGGCAAGGCCACCTGTCTGTCTGCCCAACCCTTGGGGCCAGGCCAGGCTTCGCACAGCTTGCCTGGGACAAGCTGTCAGCCTCATTCCCTTGGAGGTGACCACAGCTGCTTAGGTGCTAGCGGTCAGTAACTAGCACCTCTGAGGGCCACCTGGGAGGACACTCATTGCCCTCCTGGCCTGGTTCTGGGTCTTCCAGCTCACACCAGGCATATGTCCCAGGCGTGACTTCCCACTCAGTCAGAAATGACCTTTGGGACTTGCCTGGCCAGTTCCAGGGAGGAGATGTGGCCTTGAATCTGAtggttctgccacttcctagctctgCAACCTGAGACAGTGTCGCTAAAACTCCATTCATGGCAGAATGGACCCTGTGAGCTGCTTCCCAGAAAAGTCTCGTGGGAAGTGGAGGAGTTAGCTGTGGGTTGGTGGTTGGCTCACCATGATACCTGCTGTCCAGAGCCACTCAGAAGGTCTCTCTACCCGGGGAGGCAGCCTCCACACTGCCCAACACCCACTGCCTCTCCGCTCCTGTGGGCTTTAATGGGCTCAGCCCGAGGAGGAGTTTGGGGTCACAGTGTCACAACACAGCTCCTGTCCTCTCCCAGGTTCCTGCCTGAATACCAGCTTGGGAGCCCCTCGCTGCCTGctgccgcccccacccccagcccccatcacCATGCACTCCTTGGACGAGCCGCTCGACCTGAAGCTGAGCATCACAAAGCTCCGGGCGGCGAGAGAGAAGCGGGAGAGGACACTGAGTGCAGTCCGGCACCGAGCTCTGCACAGGGAGCTCGGCCTGGTGGATGACAGCCCCACCCCGGGCTCCCCGGGCTCCCCGCCCTCAGGTACTGTGCCCGGGCAGGGCAGCAGTCTCTGAGCCCTGAAGGAGCCCTGGCGATAGGAAAAACGTCCCAGGTGTATCCACCAGGACATAGTCACAGCCCCTCACAGCCTCACTTAGAGTGCTCTCCACACTGTCCATCCATCCTCCCAACAGTTTATCTTTGGAGGTGACACTGTCCCTGGGAGGAGGGAACTGACTTGCCCAGCTCCTGAAGCTGgcacagcagagccaggattcagactGAGGCCTCTGGGAGAATTTGGAGGAGCTGGTAAGGGGTTACAGGGGATTCATGGGTAGTAGCAAAAGGCCCCATGGCCCAGTGTCTGGGCTCTGAGGCAGAGTGGTCGGTCAGCCAGACCAATTGAGACTGGGGACTGAGCCCAGCAAGTGCTTCTCAGGGGGTGCTTGGGGCTCAGGTCTTCTGCTCCGTCTCTGGTGGACCCTGAAAACCAGATCTACCACGTCTGAGCTGGAAGGCTCTGGAAGCAGCCCAGCCCAAACCTTTCATGTTACAGAAGGGGGCAGAAAGGGACGGGAGAGAAGTGAGAGGTCCCTACCTGACATTGTGATGAGGAACCAGGGGCCCTGGGTTCCAGTCCCTATTCAGTTACTTACCCTGTGTGCCAGCCcgttcccatctgtaaaatgggtacttCCCATCGTAACCAGTGGCTGAGCTCTCACCACGGCAGAGGTCACATTTGTCAGCTGTACAGGTTGCTACtcagattcctgggtcccagggtggtgcggggtggggggggggggcagggtgtGGCTGGTGTCTGCTTCCAGAGTCACAGTGGAGGAGTTGTGGGCAGGAGGGACTGGCCCGTCAGAACTCCTGGCTCCAGTATCCCTGAATCATGCCTTTCCCTTAGGCTTCCTGCTGAACCCCAAGTTCCCCGAGAAGGTAGAGGGACGCTTTTCGGCAGCCCCCCTGGTGGACCTCAGCTTGTCGCCGCCGTCCGGGCTGGACTCGCCCAATGGCAGCAGCTCGCTGTCCCCTGAGCGCCAGGGCAATGGGGACCTGCCTGCAGTGCCCACTGGCCCGGTAAGGAGGGGATGTGTGTTCTAGAGAAAGTGTAtttctggggctgctgtaacaaaggaccacaaactgggtggcttaaaacagaaatgtattattgTGGAAGctaaagtccaaaatcaaggtgttgacagggccaTGGTCTCCCCGAAGGCTCTAGGGGGAGTCCTCCCTTGcctttcccagcttctggtggctccaggtgcTCCTTGCCTTCTAGCCATGTCACtccactctctgcctctgtcatcacacgGCCTCCCcgctctgtgtgtctgtgtccaaatctccctttctcttttggagacactgGTCACTGGGTTCAGGGCCCCTGTCCAGTCTGACCTCTTAACTTAaatctgcaaagaccccatttcTATACAAGGTCATGCACACAGGTACCAGGGGTTGGGGCTGGGACATGTCCTCGTGTGGGACACAGCTCAACCCCCAGACAGAGGGAGAccgggggtgtgggggtggggtttgGGCCCACTGGCCCGTGGGCAGGTGTTGACCAGCTCTGCCCCCTACCCTCCCCCAGGACCTCCAGCCACTGCGCTACCTGGACAGCGTCCCCAGCTCCTTCCAGTTCTTCCTGCCCCTAGGCTCCGGGGGGGCCCTGCACCTGCCTGCTTCCTCATTCCTCACCCCCCCCAAGGACAAGTGCCTCTCGCCAGAGCTGCCCCTGCCCAAGCAGCTGGTGTGTCGCTGGGCCAAGGTGAGTGGGGGTTGGGAAGAGTGGGGCAGGGTCCAGGGCAGGTGGCGGCCCCACTCGGGCTCAGCACACTCTTGGCCCTGCAGTGTAACCAGCCCTTTGAGCTCCTACAAGACCTGGTGGACCACGTCAATGACTACCACGTCAAGCCCGAAAAGGACGCAGGCTACTGCTGCCACTGGGAGGGCTGTGCCCGCCATGGGCGCGGCTTCAACGCCAGGTGAGGGAGGGCgaggtgggtgggaaggggggcCTGGGTGTCCAGCGGCTGAGCTGTCCTCCTCCTGTGCCCTCCCTGGAGCAGATACAAAATGCTCATCCACATCCGCACACACACCAACGAGAAGCCGCACCGCTGCCCCACCTGCAGCAAGAGCTTCTCCCGCCTGGAGAACCTGAAGATCCACAACCGGTCACACACAGGTGAGGGCGGGGCTGGAGTGCGGGCGCCGGGCCATCTCTGCAGCCAAGAGACAGTCGCGTACCCCAACTGTTTGGCGGCCCCTTTCCGAGTGCCACTCGCTGGGGAAGCCTCTCCCATGGGTCAGACCCTCGCCACGTGCTCTTGGGACACAGACTTGTCTTCCTGTGTCACACTCGGCATTGTGTTCGTATGATCGTCGACTCATGCCACTTGTGACTGCAGTGTGTCTGCTCGCTTCTCGTGGATCCCAGCACACAACAGGGCCAGCACTGGCCAGCAGAGCCACacacttaatttatttattttaaaaatatttatttatttggctgcactgggtcttagctgcggcacgcgaactcttagttgtagcatgtgggatgtagctccctgaccagagatcaaacccggggcccctgcattgggagtgtggagtcttagccactggatcgccagggaagccccttaattttaaatttcctaatcGCCCACAttgaaaaaagtacaaagaaatacACGGTGAGGTGAATTACAATGATATATTTTCTTGAactcaatatattcaaaatgttgtcaattcaatattaaaacatcagggagggacttccctggcagtccagtggttaagactgtgcttccaatgcagggggcgcaggttcgatccctggtcaggggactaagatcccgaaTGCCTGCGCTGCGTGGccaacaaacagacaaaaaaaccccacacacatcAAGGAGACACTGAAATTCTTCATTTCCTACAAAGTCTGTGGACTCTAGTATATTTTACACTAGAGGCACATCTCAAAGGCTCACAGCTTCACGGGGCTCCGGCCGGCCCTGGTCAGCAGGAGCAGCCCTTTCATAAATCTGGAGAAACTGTGTTGAGTCAGGGCCAAGGGCATCCACGCAGCGCTCACTGTGAGCCAGGCCCTAGCAGGGTCTTTAAGCAATTACCTGTGGAAGTGGTCGCTGTCATCAAAGTCTGAAGCACAGGCCTGAGGCCAAGGGCACACACAGCCAGGCCACAGGCTGGCTTCTCAGCGGCCACGACCTGCCGTCCCCACTGGAGTCAGAGCTCTGCCGGTGCTGAGGACACCGCCCCCCAAATCAGACAGCCCCTGCTCTCAGGGAGGTCTCGGTCTGGGATGAGGGGCCTGGGGACTGTCGAgtgggtggtggggggtgggaaacTGGGCTGGGATGGCCTGGGCGGCGGGAGCCCCTCACACCGGCACTGGCGCCGCCCACAGGCGAGAAGCCCTACGTGTGCCCCTACGAGGGCTGCAACAAGCGCTACTCCAACTCCAGTGACCGCTTCAAGCACAC comes from the Delphinus delphis chromosome 15, mDelDel1.2, whole genome shotgun sequence genome and includes:
- the GLIS2 gene encoding zinc finger protein GLIS2 — encoded protein: MHSLDEPLDLKLSITKLRAAREKRERTLSAVRHRALHRELGLVDDSPTPGSPGSPPSGFLLNPKFPEKVEGRFSAAPLVDLSLSPPSGLDSPNGSSSLSPERQGNGDLPAVPTGPDLQPLRYLDSVPSSFQFFLPLGSGGALHLPASSFLTPPKDKCLSPELPLPKQLVCRWAKCNQPFELLQDLVDHVNDYHVKPEKDAGYCCHWEGCARHGRGFNARYKMLIHIRTHTNEKPHRCPTCSKSFSRLENLKIHNRSHTGEKPYVCPYEGCNKRYSNSSDRFKHTRTHYVDKPYYCKMPGCHKRYTDPSSLRKHIKAHGHFVSHEQQELLQLRPPPKPPLPTPDGSPYVSGAQIIIPNPAALFGGPGLPGLPLPLAPGPLDLSALACGNGGSSGGAGGMGPGLPGPVLPLNLAKNPLLPSPFGAGGLGLPVVSLLAGSAGGKAEGEKGRGAVPARALGTEGHKTPLERTESGCSRPSPDGLPLLPGTVLDLSTGVNSAASSPEALTPGWVVIPPGSVLLKPAVVN